From the genome of Candidatus Hydrogenedentota bacterium, one region includes:
- a CDS encoding alpha/beta hydrolase: MRPEEEQAAVLKTRLMRELDRHPFHPAWWLRNPHAQTVWGPLVRKRRRMPMRRERWDTPDGDFLDLLFVDGKPGAPVVLLLHGLEATPASFYIHGLGRRFARLGWTQATLMFRSCGGEMNRARRLYHLGETGDAAWVFARLAERYPGVPFFAAGVSLGGNVLLKWLGETGADAPEALLGAAALSPPFDPLSGADALHRALGGFYVRHFLRTLIPKALAKAGQYPGALDEEALRNCPDLRVFDDIATARLHGFRDAEDYWRRSGSGQHVAGIRRPTLLVCAEDDPFMAAESLPRAAADASPWLCPQFTAEGGHVGFVAGGSPLTAAYWAEEQTVRFFQTLL; this comes from the coding sequence ATGCGCCCCGAAGAAGAACAGGCCGCCGTGTTAAAAACGCGGCTCATGCGGGAACTGGACCGCCATCCCTTCCACCCGGCGTGGTGGCTGCGCAACCCCCATGCCCAGACCGTCTGGGGCCCGCTGGTGCGCAAACGGCGGCGCATGCCCATGCGCCGGGAACGGTGGGACACCCCGGACGGTGATTTTCTGGACCTGCTTTTCGTGGACGGAAAACCCGGCGCGCCCGTGGTCCTGCTCCTGCACGGGCTGGAGGCAACCCCCGCCTCCTTTTACATCCACGGACTTGGGCGGCGTTTCGCCCGGCTCGGCTGGACCCAAGCCACCCTGATGTTCCGCTCCTGCGGCGGGGAAATGAACCGCGCCCGCCGCCTCTATCACCTGGGCGAGACGGGGGACGCCGCATGGGTCTTTGCGCGGCTGGCGGAGCGGTACCCCGGCGTCCCGTTCTTTGCCGCGGGCGTGTCCCTCGGGGGCAACGTGCTGCTGAAATGGCTGGGCGAGACCGGCGCGGACGCGCCGGAGGCGCTGCTGGGCGCGGCGGCCCTCTCGCCCCCGTTTGACCCCCTGTCCGGCGCGGACGCCCTGCACCGCGCCCTGGGCGGCTTTTATGTGCGCCACTTCCTACGCACACTCATTCCAAAGGCCCTGGCCAAGGCGGGGCAATATCCCGGCGCCCTTGATGAAGAGGCCCTTCGCAACTGCCCCGATCTGCGGGTCTTCGACGACATCGCCACGGCGCGTCTGCACGGGTTCCGGGACGCGGAGGACTACTGGCGCCGGAGCGGCAGCGGGCAGCATGTCGCGGGCATCAGGCGTCCCACCCTGCTGGTTTGCGCGGAGGACGACCCGTTCATGGCGGCGGAAAGCCTTCCCCGCGCGGCGGCGGACGCCTCTCCCTGGCTGTGCCCGCAGTTCACCGCCGAGGGCGGGCATGTGGGCTTTGTTGCGGGCGGCAGCCCCCTCACGGCCGCCTACTGGGCCGAGGAGCAGACGGTGCGCTTCTTCCAGACGCTGTTGTGA
- a CDS encoding LysE family translocator → MTTTLLLFLGASAALTIAPGPDNLFIITQGVSRGRRAAVVTAWGMCAGNSVHTLAAAAGISALFYSSAAAFHAVKYLGAAYLIWLALKAVRERGPVKAGPTAIGPTDAALFRRGFIMNVLNPKVALFFLAFLPQFTSREAGNVGLQMLGLGLLFMAQATVIFTIIGFFSGTVGNRLLGRPRVARGFAWLSAAIFAALGVNLALAER, encoded by the coding sequence ATGACGACCACACTGCTGCTTTTTCTGGGCGCCTCGGCGGCGCTCACCATCGCGCCGGGGCCGGACAACCTTTTCATCATCACCCAGGGCGTGTCGCGGGGGCGGCGCGCGGCGGTGGTCACCGCGTGGGGCATGTGCGCGGGAAACAGCGTCCACACCCTGGCGGCGGCGGCGGGGATTTCGGCGCTGTTCTACTCCTCGGCGGCGGCGTTCCACGCGGTGAAATACCTCGGCGCGGCCTACCTGATCTGGCTTGCCCTGAAGGCTGTGCGCGAGCGCGGCCCCGTGAAGGCGGGGCCCACCGCCATCGGCCCGACGGACGCCGCCCTGTTCCGACGTGGCTTCATCATGAACGTGCTCAACCCGAAAGTGGCGCTGTTCTTCCTGGCTTTCCTGCCGCAGTTCACCTCCCGCGAGGCGGGAAACGTGGGCCTTCAGATGCTGGGGCTTGGCCTGCTGTTCATGGCGCAGGCGACGGTCATCTTCACGATCATCGGGTTCTTCTCGGGAACCGTCGGGAACCGCCTTCTCGGGCGGCCCCGCGTGGCGCGGGGCTTCGCCTGGCTCTCTGCCGCGATATTCGCGGCCCTCGGCGTGAATCTGGCCCTGGCGGAGCGGTAG